aatgacatctttgaattttggattccgTGACTATCatggaacaattttaaaaatgtcatggCTTTCTAAtaatgtgtcgcaagttaaaatctgatcattttgattttccggatttcagaACCGGTCTGATTGGCCGTGACCGGGagcagatggccccgaaccacttttcttatcaattcccatcatgtacaggccaagagctttctaatgatgtgtcgcaagttaaaatctgatcattttgattttccggattccggaaccggccagattggccagcCCACATGGCAAAGTCAGCAAGGAACCGTTTTGACTGTCGCGacattcatttttatgaaatttcatcaagattccTATGAATGTCACGTTTATATTCTgtgacattcaaaatgttaaatgtcgCCATAACATTTGCCAATATGAGTGTCATCGTGTAACCGGAGGCGGTCCGGTTGGGGGAGTTTTTAAAAGGGGTAGGTAAGTGGCCGATTTATGCGCCACTCCCCAGAGGGAGATCTTCCACCTGTTTTGCTTTGCCCGGCTATGAGACCTATCCGCAGGGCGGGTATAGTCCTTAGTTTTAACCCAAATAAGATTAAGCCCCCAACTGTCCCTgggcagagatgttaaaatcgcgagtctacatactcgcactttgcccttctttgcagaacgattttatttcgttaaactcaatctgcaatgatgctatctaaagttcaactcggaaagcatcaggaagtaagcttcgggtaaactcggcaggagtaaacagcaatcgggagaaacatcagcgaacggttctgcgaattaaagaaaaaatcgttttcgtttggcagccgaacacatcaatcggacaacgcatgggggcgtggctaaaagtgatagatacaagggaacgggaaacgagtgagagaagggtgcgaggaatgttaactcggtccgtcgggcaacgatcgctcgtgagcattcgtgtacggtaagcttcgttctgttgtttcattggtgtgattttattcctgcgaggaggggaaaacatcaactcggaactgttctcttcgttttgtgtgcaatcacgtcatgattggaacgaagataaaatcaatctgcacacaacaagttaaactcgcaaaaaatcagccgaatgattctttccgaggcgagtttaaacaccgctgTCCCTGGGATCCTCAACAGTTGATCGATGCCAACCGAATGTTCGGtggaaaatttaacagaatttgagaaaaattaatgCTCGGTTGGCTAAGAGAGAAACTCTGGAAAATAACGCAAAATTATCATAGGTCAACCTCTTCTGACCGGGATACCCTAGATTGCTTTGGAGGAAGGAACGGAGGTTGGAAaccaatgtggtggaaagagaggtgatgagaaagaaacgttgcaaaGGTAGTAGTAAagtttttgacgtagaattacgtcttacggcaacactataggggggcaaattgaaagttgcgatcggatctcgcgtcacgaaaactttccaaCTCAAGGACATCTTTCCTTAAAGACATTTCAAGCCTGCTCATCGTTGATTGGCtggtcgaaaatgacaaaaaacacggACGCCACGCCCCTtggtatgttttatttttcccttcctTCGAAAGATATAAAAGTAAGGGGTCTCCGGTCGACCGGTTTCATTCTCAGTTTGCCCGTTGAGCAGTGCAATTCGATCTGCATACGGACCCCACCAGCGGTAATCCTATGCAGATCGTTTTGCTGTCAAACAGTGGCAAGTTGCCACAGTACGAAAAGTGCGGAGACCATGCATAACCAGCACCTACCTTGTCACCTACCATCCACGCCACCTACGCCACACaccacctaccacccacgccacACGCCACCCACGCCACACGCCACCTACGCCACACGCCACCCACGCCACACGCCACCCACGCCACACGCCACCCACGCCACCTACCACCCAAGCCACCTACCACCCAAGCCATCCATCACCCACACCACCTACCATCCACCATCCTCGCCACACACCACCTCTACCTTCCACCCAcgccacctaccacccacgccacACACCATCCTTGtcacctaccacccacgccacCTACCCACACCACCCGCACCACCTACCACCAACGCCACACACCCCCGCTacctaccacccacgccacACGCCACCATCCACCCAAGCCACCTAACCCACCATCCTCGCCACACACCACCTCTACCTTCCACCCACGCCACTCACCACCCACGCCACACACCACCCTTGTCCAgggatggaaaaaaatctcttcaaGCGACTTTTGAGCAGGGAGCGACCAACCGTAGGACACATTCAAATCGCCCTAGCAAGCGATACTCTCTGCTCTGTTACTGTTATGTGGGGAGATCTCCGAGAGTGACGAGTTACCACAATCTTAAAAAAGCAAGATAAAAAGAAAGTCCTTGATGAGCGCACTCGCTATGCCTTCCAATATCGTACATACGGATTGTTGTGAGTGGTTGCAACAAAATGCGAATCTCTAAACGTACAGATCCTGACTCAGCACAGATCGCGATATGTACAACATGCGATCGGATCCCATCATAGCGTTAAGATTGTGATTTTTCGGAAGATTCAAAGAGTAGCTCTTGCTCGCAACAACATTTGTGTGTTGCTTGGTCGTTTGTTTGGAATAGTACGCAACGGCAATTAATTAGATAAGCCTTGGAATGTAATATATTAAGatgaaaaacaattcaaacgatgacgggggaagggggggggggggggggggttggcgGAAGGTGTGGAAAACTGGGGAAAACTGTtgcaagaagtaaaaaaaatccacaaaaatgaaagaaatttcgaaaaaaattgaaatagttttaaaaaaaattacattcagaatctattttttgatattatgtGTTGAAACGGTGTGCTAAATTTCAGCACTGTTTTTAGACTTCCTTTCTGTTTGATGCCCGATGGTTACCGACGAAATTGCAAGAATAAAATTGCATACAACTCGttgcaaaaatcgaatttttcacCACACGGTAACCCTCGTTCGTTAGATAAATCCTCGACTCGTGCTGGAAAATCTACTTTTCGCAACTTgtagcataaataaaaaaaaagatatatctatttgaaaaatcattgagATTTCAATTTCTGAACTACATATTTACGTTGGCTTAGGTGCAGAATGTTAGTTacaaattctgttccatttaaATAATACATGGGAACAATATTATCAGTGTCTATGTGAAAAACCTGATAACCTGATTCTATTTAAATAGAattttgcatcctgaatccAAATCATGTGTGGGATATTGatgaaatcaatcaatcataacTTATGAAAcaacaatctttaaaaaacatgaaGTAAATTCAAACTAAGTAGTTGTACTTAATTTATaatagaatttaaattctgcataactttttaattttcagaacaaGTAAAGAACTacgaatattttgatttatgccTTAAAATAAGCGTGGTTGAACATTCTTTCAACATTAACATATAAACCAAACTAAGAAAAATCATGCAAGAGAGACCCTTTCCAACTTTTTCTAAGAAGTCAAAACTACCCGCGTTCTTagagaaattttataattcaattaaaacCTTTTATTTGAGCTTCTTCGAATTATTCAATAGTTTTACCAAAAAgtccaaatgaaatttaaataattttacttgtttttttcaagtgttgaactttgaattccagtttccagatctagtagaaaaaaactaattgtccATTCAGCGCTTTTTAATTATTCTTGACACTTCGAAGGAAGGAGAATTTGGTAGCGTTGGGTATCTCATTTAATCTATATAATAACATATCAGGTTTGAGCTGATTTTTGGGTTTTATCAGTTAAAGGTAATTTCGATTGAATATCGTAAAATAAACGGAGATATTTCCACAAAAAAGAGTTAGgaaccaatcaagcaattaAAATTGTGCCCTTATTTGTGTGaggattaaaaatcaatataaaatatctcaatttaATTGTATAATTCATAACCTGAcaagattttgaatcttttattctagaataatgaattaaaaatgcatatttaaaagaaatgaatAATAACTTAAAGGATTCTTCGAAATTGATGTGTttgtatttaaacaaaaaaagtctaataaaaatttttatttgataattttggtttttgcagatctagattattcattttttcgaacttttgtttatcaattttgtaagacGAGTTCTCATACTCGAATATTCACTTGCAATATGAACTTCTGGATGTCATTGgaattaaattgtttaaattgaatcaaaatttaaccttttattgaacataaaacagaataaacgactttttggcaatttcagattatttataaaaaatatcttattttttatgtggACGTAGGTCCGTATTGGACCTTTCTTTAAAATCATATATCGGAGAATCTTGAAAATCACGAAGTCTTGGCGAATGCACTAAGTAAGAAAATCAGATACAGGCATGTAGACATGATTGTAGCCCAAAAATCACTTTAATGTTAactttcaatattgaaaatttaaacatttatttgaattttaattgatttaaaattttgatggaccaaaaatttaaatcctacattaaaagtaatttttttcagaagaaaagGTGTCGTGGTCGTAAGaaattcgaaatgaaaattaaaaagaacatgccatactgaaaatatcaaagtcaaacagttttttgcaaaatattcacaCATTcatatatttgtaaaaaaaatccatgttcAGAATACAATGAACAATAtacaatttaagattttaatttatattcgcATTAACATTACAAAAGTAAGCAGcagctttcattttcaaaagtgtGCTTCTGATTGATTATGTTATAAGAAGatgcaaatttattaaatcaaaattattttagaaaaaaaattaattattccaagaaagtgtagcaaagcgcaTCGGGTGTGCTAGTATACAATAAACATAAAACAcaaaacatttaacaaaaaaaaaaaacattttcataagTATGTATTTTAATTGATAAGGGTTCCAcgcctcgaaaaaaaatctgtgaagttTGGCggtagatttttataaatatgggAGTTTCATGAAAATGGTTTATGAAATCTAAAAAGACTTGACATTTAAAATAATAGTATAGTAAAAAGGTatatttgaggtatcaaatcaaggttttaataaagaaaaactaaaaatatcaaaCCCAACCtgcttttagaaaaaaacgaaTATGTTCTTCAAGTTTAGACGGTTAATATCACTTCGTATCACGGAATCATTAAATCATCCTAATTTAactcagaaaaatttaattgagttTTCAAACTGTTAACAGTTTAcaacaaaatgagcaaaacttTATCTTTATGTTAATATGTAGCGAACTGGTGGTGATACCTGTTCAAAGATTTAatgaaatatcattaaatatcaattaaatgaacatttaaaaaaaagaacactttCCCGGTGATTTGTGGAAACTTCCAGCTTCCTGGCAAAGCTTTGAAATTCcagaaattttccggatttttccttattcccAATCACCTCATTTTAGCCAACTTGATTTTATTCCAGTTTTATCAGCTTCTGCTTGGagctttcatacaaaatttaaaaaaaatcatattaatacCAATTCAAACTAATTATTAATATAAGCGCTATGGTGATCTAAaacaaagtaataaattttgaatcaatcagTTAAAAACTCCCATGCCCGTGCGctaagccaaaaaaaattcttcaacatgTGCTGGCCGACAGTTGAACTTCCATCCACGTCGTCTGCCATATGTTGTTGCTTCGTTTGCGCCATCCGATTCGGATCCGCATGGATCTGTGTATGTAAGACACTCACTCTCAGCGAGCCAAGCGTACGTTGCGATTGGTTAAAGTTCGCTAGCAAAAAGGGTAGCTTTTCTCCCCGAGCTACACACAGTCTCAAAATGTGTTTGTCGGTATTCAACCATCATCGTTTCAATAAAGATCTACTATCGAGGGGATATGATTTTGCTCTCGGTTTGTACAGATCGCGACTTGTACACTTGACGACTAAACGTTTGTCGGATCAAAATCCTTTCGTTTCCATCCCTGCCCTTGtcacctaccacccacgccacCTACCCACACCACACACCACCTAAGACCAACGCCACCCACGCCACCTACCACTCAcgccacctaccacccacgaCACCTACCACCCACGAGACCTGCCACACATTACTTACTACCAACGCTTCACCACCCACCACCCAATCGACCAATTTGCATTGAAAAGACAAGACtctttcaaagttattttggccctgaaaagggccgtttgttGAGTTTATAATAATCTAGTATCTAGAATTATCAATAATCCCACCTTAAAATGTCGTTTTACGCTAGTAATTGCTGGACGGAAAAAGAATTGACTTAGAGGGAATGATAAATTTgggtatcaatttttcaaaagagcttATGagtcaaatataaataaatcgAGTAATCAGCTGAGTTCATAAGTAATATTTTCCTTGGAAACTTATGgagctgtaaaattttaaaaataattatctcGAACAGCGATATTGGCACTATCGCCCTttacaaaaatcgataccgaattgATACTGATTCAGAAGAGACGCATGAGGCAGAACTTTCAGGGAGATTTTTCTCTACTTTTGCAGTGAGTCAAGCTTTTCTATCAAAGGCAGCGGTGAGAAAGCTCAAAATTTCGGCACTGATAGGTACTAGTTAGCTTGCAAgcgtttgattttaatgttgaaGAAATCGTTGCCTATTCATAGGCGTTTAATACTATGCGTTTCTTTGCTACGGATAGTTTGCATGCAAGAGAGCATTTTGCGTTCTTCTGTGCCTATCAAAATCATATTGATCATAGTGAttatgtgtaaaataaaaaaaacactttgctgTCACAAGTTTGACTTATGgtatcaatgtttaaaaaactttgtttttagcACGACCATTGTAGTGACTCTGAATCATTGACCAAACGAGAATTGCATATAAGACAACAAATGTACATACTTGATATATATTAACGCACATTTTATGTGCGTCATCTTTTGCTAAGAGTTAAGCGTATGGATGAAAGGGATCAGTTGTTGATTTagcagattttttattgaaatttgatgaaaaactgtgttgtataaaaaagtattgcttcaatttttgtctttttatgcagcgttttttttaatccaaacgttgaataaaagaaaaaaaaacagattcaaaattccttATTTAAGAACACTTGATTTATTAAATGCCAGCACTATCATTAGAAGCTTTCTCGCAGGCGTTTGATACTGAGCTTGCATATAATTTGCTTAGtaacaaaacttcaatttctAAGCCATGGGTCTTGACACCACTTATATGTACATTATTGTACATGCTTAtatttatttcgcctttagttatgcaactgAATAGTGCTGAATAATGTTTTTACGGCCAACCACTTGTTTGAAATTGATtaactttacttaaaaaaatttaaatttattacgaaaaatacaTTGGCACAAGATaggctgtcgtaattctacgttaacaTTACGGTCGTGTCTCATATACCAcctcttaaacttttttcctcgaaaacatgttaccatgacagaagtgacgtcactaccgaCCATTTTTGCGACGCATTTTGCCTAGAATAAATTGAGCTCCCTGACAACGACGCGTCACGACGTAgggtttgtttatgtttatttcccTTTTTTCTCTCCTACGTGCAATAGTGTGCGTTCTtttgcgccaccttagtaaaagtATACCTCATTGGTTGGAAACATCGGAGCCAACCCaactcaaaaaagaaaaatacgcCCGATAAAATGTGAATTCCCTTCCTCTGAAATTTCCAGTAAAACTAAATATTATCGGTAGAAAAACGAAAAGAGttttgtattcaaaatataatttccaTTGTACAAAGTTTATTACAATCTTGTATTCGGGATTCAACTCTTTCTTGCTAGCTAGCTTCTATTTTTAACTCTACACCCTTGGTGCGGCCTACTCTGCAGATTTTTCCCCAAATTAACTTCTGAGCTACCTAATTTTACAATCTATTTTTAGCTGGAACTCAGGTGCGGTAAAGTAGTGCGTATTCTAATCGAAAAACGGCTCAGTAGTTGGCTGGCCGGCCATGGACTTGACGGCTAATAACGACAACCGTCTTAAAAAAAAGCAACTCagtgcagaaaaaaaatgattggtcTAGATCCAAGACTCGAACTCAGGTCATTGGATCGTAAAGCACCAACGCTGACAACTAGGCTGTCAGGTGGCGGCAAATTCGTCTTTGGACCAATCAAACTACATCACATGCGCATGGATAAATGTTTCATAGATGAGTACTCACTCTTAGAGATTCATGGGGCTGGTGTTTAATTACCCATCGAATCTACCGTTGCTGTGCTGCTGTCGCtgtcgctgctgctgctgccgatgatgctgctgctgccgatgatgctgctgctgctcatgGCACGGTTACAACCGCCAGTGGATTCACCAGCGTGCTTCACCGGATGTCGACGTCGTTGTTGAGGTCTGGTCGATGCCGTCGGCGTCCCGATGAATATCGTAGTCGTCGAGCCGAAAACTGAAGCCGTCTTGCGTGTGCCGCTCAGGGGTAACGGTTGCTATCCGCCTTgccaggtaaattttttgacgtttcggagttaggacaaatgtatggccgttttcaaaagctttccaaaagctccctaactaatcgaaacttttctatggaggacatggtgtcgctagtgtttgcttaataactccAATTCCGCCTGAACGTACCACCGTTGTTGTAGGGGTGGAGTTTCGGCTGGCGTGTTTTGTCACGAGTCGGTGATATGCAGTACCGGAAGTGTGATCTGAATCTGCTTTTTGGGATTAGAATTAGAACACGCTTCGCACTAATAACTTTCCGCAATAATTTACCTAAGGATTTTCTGAATTGCACTATCAAGAAAACTCCTATGATTCTGAAGCACTTTATTGGCGAATGCTTCACTATACTACGGGGGAAAACGATAAAATTAATTCCACTGAAAACTCAAAGGgtagaaaattcacattttaagctCTACCTTTAATAAGAGCATACGACTCGCGGATTATAGTACCCGGTCCTGCCTCTACCACAAACTAGGACAAAATGGACGAGTCAAGGTATCAATTCCTCAAAAGAAGATAGCGAGTCCAtacatttcttcaaaaccgAAATTCGTGCCGACTCTCGAAGTCACGACTTTCtccgaaaaaacatttcttttcaaaactcaaattttcggTTGCCCATCCCGAGGCGTCGAACGAAAATTGAGAATCGAAGTTCGGCTGAGATATAAacttaaaagaataaaaagaagaaCGTCTTCCCTCTCTTTGGATCAGATTCATACACGGACAAAGCATCCCAAACGGTCATCGCCCTCTAAAGGTGTTGCATAtatcaaatttagaaaaccCCAAATTTAGAAGATAGCCGCCCGCGCTAGGCAACAGAACTCATTCAATATTGCGGCGGCTAAAATGACTAAGCGAGGACACAGTCTCTTGCGGAAAAGCTTTTCTGAAGACGGCGGCAAATTTGAGTACTGTTTGTGAGTGATTGATTATACGGTGGGTTCTCTCTTCTAAATTTCTCGATAAAATAATGTCTTCGTTCACGGAgttttaataaaagttaacgctaaattgaattaagaaagaaatgaaatttcttaattttgctACCTGTTACAATCGAAGCAACGACCGACTGTCATCAGCTTAGcgtaacatttttttccatgaCTATCACAATCTCGATGCAAGTTGTGACATTCATCCCAaatgttatttgacattttctcgagggaatttcttagcgatgacattcacaaaatccaaaaaggacATGACTGCGACAGTCGTTTTCGTACTGATGCATGTCGCTCTAGGCTTCAGAAAAATGGCAAATGACATTCGGACAGTTATCTGAAAATAATATATCTTTAGAGTTATGACTAATTTccatttattctatttttttcaggtttatcTCAGATTAATAGCGAGTCATCCTGAGGATTTGTTAAGGTTTGTATATAATTCGTTTGCTTATTTATGAAGGGCTTTTGAGTTTTACGCTCAAAACTTCGCATGCACACAACGAAGACTATATGGATATtttccatcccaattttttatttcattcattgtTGAAAGCCAATCCCGTTATTTAAAgtcttaaaaataatgtttgtaaatttttaaagtattgaagtatttatcaattttaatgaagttttatttaccgtcaaacggggcatcatgcaacagcggggtttgATGCAACATTTTTGTACCACAGCAATGATATATATAATTTCTAATTTTGTATAACATTatcaagttatcttttaatgattacaaaatgatgatgacataatctTTTACATCTTATATTAGTATTTTAAAGTgtttcattttaattcaaaatttaaaaaaatccatcaataaataaacaaattttaacatttttcgatgccgttaaaaactttaccgaatatgacgaattggcttaatgatatcacttaCAAACTTTTCAATGGTTTAATGATCCTtttccaacactgttggtgtaaaaatatttttcgaacaatcaccttttttttaaataactatttttctaATTCAGGTAACTGCCTggggtaagatgcaacaaaatgctaatcaaagaaacaccttgtaaatcttgtttccatatgctcgaATATGATTGTTCTGCATCACGCATTTGTCaagattgaaatttctttcattgagttgagacatttatttttatgattaggCTAGGAGAAttttttgtagcatttttttacccctaaatgtatgcaatatccatatgttccgaaaaagtgtaaaaattaattttatcagaTCTAGGAATTAATGCATTAGGTGTTTTTATGCGTTATGGCTTTTATGGcatcaaaaattaatcaaaaacaaTACATTTACATAcgttttcaatagatttttcataaaaatctaagtttgtagcaagttacccctttttctgAACATAGTGAAAATTGcatgcttttaaaaaattaaaaacaactgaagaaaccaataatttttctgactacgtcagtttgacGTTCcactaaccttaaaactttttatgaatgaaGGGTATGATTATCCGTGGGCGTgagttttttggaagccattTAAGTTGAAacgtgttgcatgttgccccatgtgggtcatggggaaacgtgggaaACACTACATATCTTAGCTGtgtattgagatgaaaatctcaatccaactgtcattgtCGTCGCTTTGCGAAAGCATATGAATCCATGTGTTGTTGATTTATGTACGCATAATTTGCTTCTTTTCATTAACTAGCCTTAAAATATATCTAGGTACGTACATATTCAATAAAGCACCCGCAAGATTAATTAGTGGAAAACCTAATGTTcatgacaaaaatatgctcatgtGCTTACGGTCTTAATTTTGTTGTGCTCTtccacatggaaaaggaattttccataaattctcaaaaaatcactcaaatgcaaccaatttgcaaatcatagtttGTGGGGAATCTTGGGtgtcttgggccacctatatttggtgtttttatacacgttcataactaaaaatacatttatcctatctgtaaagatttctcatgccaaatgaatagttggaaaaatattttgtcaattttactcATGTCGATAGAGTCGAACATAAATTCTATATAAggattttgcca
This sequence is a window from Uranotaenia lowii strain MFRU-FL chromosome 3, ASM2978415v1, whole genome shotgun sequence. Protein-coding genes within it:
- the LOC129752698 gene encoding uncharacterized protein LOC129752698; protein product: MHNQHLPCHLPSTPPTPHTTYHPRHTPPTPHATYATRHPRHTPPTPHATHATYHPSHLPPKPSITHTTYHPPSSPHTTSTFHPRHLPPTPHTILVTYHPRHLPTPPAPPTTNATHPRYLPPTPHATIHPSHLTHHPRHTPPLPSTHATHHPRHTPPLSRDGKKSLQATFEQGATNRLSQINSESS